From a single Entelurus aequoreus isolate RoL-2023_Sb linkage group LG12, RoL_Eaeq_v1.1, whole genome shotgun sequence genomic region:
- the ckap4 gene encoding cytoskeleton-associated protein 4 → MTAKNRQKSAAGEKAAAAAAAAAAATVAAPVQDEKKPQRSNGVSGPTGAPGHARTGKSWLGSLVSALFYAAMLGAAGLAAFHLQKVVEEIRQTSAKHAESAQASADMSRKMDNVARQVESLRGAVDGLETSLGVTRVELEGALSRMKKGEEETRRVEDTLQKLRSDLLRDLSEGISEVKEARERDFSSLETTVEQRLDDVSRSMRASVAEFTAAQGEAQSQLADLQARLGGVEDPALVKQELSAIVNAVAEIRAAKQDADTSTLSIQEQISSVRAELQTRNQEVASLSQEVGSVRSVVQDTVGSLKMGVSAAESEVKALKDQTATLEGSLARALDGVGDVEKKLSEVSAQTQKRWDDVEARLKAAEESGDSVSSKLESILSKDDVHESGKEQGGHKELEALRSSLEDLQSNMATMEEAQDTLLSTDSLMGRRVEDLERKLAASEEEAEHAATLEEHGQAIASMQRALQEVTQTVAALSEPQ, encoded by the exons ATGACTGCGAAGAACCGACAGAAGAGCGCCGCTGGCGAGAAggctgccgccgccgccgccgcagcAGCAGCCGCCACCGTCGCCGCGCCGGTCCAGGATGAGAAGAAGCCGCAGAGGAGCAACGGAGTGAGCGGCCCCACGGGAGCCCCGGGCCACGCACGCACCGGGAAGAGCTGGCTGGGCAGCCTGGTGTCCGCGCTCTTCTACGCGGCCATGCTCGGCGCCGCCGGCCTGGCTGCCTTCCACTTGCAGAAGGTGGTGGAGGAGATCCGCCAAACGAGCGCAAAACACGCGGAGAGCGCGCAGGCCAGCGCGGACATGAGCCGCAAAATGGACAACGTCGCCCGACAG GTGGAGTCTCTGAGGGGCGCCGTGGACGGTTTGGAGACGTCACTGGGTGTCACCCGGGTGGAGCTGGAGGGCGCCCTCAGCCGCATGAAGAAGGGTGAGGAGGAGACCAGAAGGGTGGAGGATACCCTCCAGAAGCTCCGGAGCGACCTCCTCAGGGACCTCTCTGAAGGCATCAGCGAGGTGAAGGAGGCCCGCGAGCGCGACTTCTCCTCTCTGGAGACGACGGTGGAGCAGCGCCTGGATGACGTGAGCCGCTCGATGCGAGCCAGCGTGGCCGAGTTTACGGCGGCTCAGGGCGAGGCGCAGAGCCAGCTGGCCGACCTCCAAGCCCGCCTCGGCGGCGTCGAGGACCCCGCCCTCGTCAAGCAGGAGCTGTCCGCCATCGTTAACGCGGTGGCCGAGATCAGGGCTGCCAAGCAGGACGCCGACACCTCCACCCTTTCCATCCAGGAGCAGATCAGCTCCGTCAGGGCGGAGCTCCAGACCCGCAACCAGGAGGTGGCGTCGCTGTCACAGGAGGTGGGGTCAGTGAGGTCGGTGGTGCAGGATACGGTCGGAAGTCTCAAGATGGGCGTGTCTGCGGCCGAGTCGGAAGTCAAAGCCCTGAAGGACCAAACGGCCACGCTGGAGGGCAGCTTGGCGCGAGCGCTGGACGGCGTGGGCGACGTCGAGAAGAAGCTGAGCGAGGTGTCGGCTCAAACGCAGAAGAGATGGGACGACGTGGAAGCCCGACTGAAGGCGGCGGAAGAGAGCGGGGATTCCGTCTCCTCCAAGTTGGAGTCCATACTGTCGAAGGACGACGTCCACGAGAGCGGGAAGGAGCAAGGCGGGCACAAGGAGCTGGAGGCCCTGAGGAGCAGCCTGGAGGACCTCCAGTCCAATATGGCCACCATGGAGGAGGCTCAGGACACGTTGTTGTCCACCGACTCCCTCATGGGGCGGCGGGTGGAGGACCTGGAGAGGAAGCTGGCCGCCTCCGAGGAGGAGGCGGAGCACGCCGCCACGCTGGAGGAGCACGGACAGGCCATCGCCTCCATGCAGAGAGCCTTGCAGGAGGTCACACAGACTGTGGCGGCTTTATCCGAACCCCAGTAA